From Microcystis aeruginosa NIES-2549, a single genomic window includes:
- a CDS encoding FAD-dependent monooxygenase produces the protein MKTVEFLSHLNHLGVTIWMEGDKLRYRSPQGVMTPDLLEQLKEHKEELIVLLREQADNFSSETDYDVAICGGGLAGLTLARQLKLKQPNLSVVVLDKMARPLPEAGFKVGESTVEVGAFYLANTLQLTDYFNNQHLSKLGLRYFFKSQETEFHKRPELGLSEFHDPKSYQIDRGKLENDLRQFNIEAGIDLKESCSVQDIEFAEGLQQQHKIIYTQGSGANQKTHCIKSRWVVDAMGRRRFIQKKLGLAKPNHNNYSAVWFRVECRFDVSNFVPASEEKWHRRVPNNNRYYSTNHLCGEGYWVWLIPLSTGYTSIGIVTRQDIHPLKNYHNYELAFEWLRENEPVLAAHLEGKSPEDFRKMPKYSYSSKQVFSFDRWTCVGEAGLFPDPFYSPGSDSIGFGNSLTTQMIELDLKGQLTPERVDDANHFYLTYHDGLTFNIQNSYNCMGNGIVMATKMIWDTLAGWTFGCLMMFNSIFLDPELKMKVQQINAEFFPLSYRIQQLFRDWANQSLGRVSFEFIDYLAIPFVNELRTRNLQSNKTEAEIIEAYRASLKLLEEFAQVIFQIALEDTRPELLPKINEHPWLNAWAISLDASKWETDGLFSPKNEPRNLHSIKKQYLEAINR, from the coding sequence ATGAAAACAGTTGAATTTTTATCGCATCTGAATCATTTAGGTGTGACAATTTGGATGGAAGGAGATAAGCTGCGCTATCGTTCTCCCCAAGGTGTTATGACTCCCGATTTACTCGAACAATTGAAAGAGCATAAAGAAGAACTCATCGTCTTATTGCGTGAACAAGCTGACAATTTTAGTTCGGAAACAGACTATGATGTGGCAATTTGTGGCGGTGGATTAGCGGGTTTAACCTTAGCGAGACAGTTAAAACTTAAACAACCTAATCTTTCCGTTGTTGTTCTTGATAAAATGGCTCGTCCTTTACCCGAAGCTGGTTTTAAAGTGGGGGAATCAACCGTTGAAGTTGGTGCTTTTTATTTAGCAAATACGCTGCAGTTAACCGATTATTTTAACAATCAACATTTATCTAAACTGGGATTACGTTATTTTTTCAAATCTCAAGAAACTGAATTTCATAAAAGACCTGAACTGGGATTATCAGAGTTTCATGATCCTAAATCTTATCAAATTGATCGGGGTAAATTAGAAAATGATTTACGCCAATTTAATATTGAAGCCGGAATTGATCTTAAGGAAAGTTGTTCAGTTCAAGACATCGAATTTGCTGAAGGGCTACAGCAACAGCATAAAATTATTTATACTCAAGGTAGTGGAGCGAATCAAAAAACTCATTGTATTAAATCCCGATGGGTTGTCGATGCGATGGGTCGCCGTCGATTTATACAGAAGAAACTCGGTTTAGCGAAACCTAATCATAATAATTACAGTGCGGTTTGGTTCCGAGTTGAGTGTCGTTTTGATGTCAGCAATTTTGTGCCAGCCAGTGAAGAAAAATGGCATCGGCGTGTTCCTAATAACAACCGTTATTATTCTACAAATCATTTATGCGGTGAAGGATACTGGGTTTGGTTAATTCCTTTATCCACAGGTTATACCAGTATTGGCATTGTGACTCGTCAAGATATTCACCCGTTAAAAAATTATCATAACTATGAATTAGCCTTTGAGTGGTTAAGGGAAAATGAACCCGTTTTAGCGGCTCATTTAGAAGGTAAATCCCCTGAAGACTTTAGAAAGATGCCGAAATATAGTTACTCCTCCAAACAAGTCTTTTCCTTTGATCGTTGGACTTGTGTTGGTGAAGCCGGTTTATTTCCCGATCCTTTTTATTCCCCTGGTTCAGATAGTATTGGTTTTGGCAATTCTTTAACCACCCAAATGATTGAACTTGACCTTAAAGGTCAACTAACTCCCGAAAGAGTTGACGATGCCAATCACTTTTATTTAACCTATCACGATGGGTTAACCTTTAATATCCAAAATTCCTACAACTGTATGGGAAATGGGATAGTGATGGCAACAAAAATGATCTGGGATACGTTAGCTGGATGGACATTTGGTTGCTTAATGATGTTTAATTCCATCTTCCTTGACCCGGAACTTAAGATGAAAGTTCAACAGATTAATGCAGAATTTTTCCCTCTTTCCTATCGAATACAACAACTATTCCGAGATTGGGCAAATCAATCCCTGGGTCGGGTTAGCTTTGAATTTATTGATTACTTAGCAATCCCCTTTGTGAATGAACTGCGAACCCGGAATTTACAATCTAATAAAACCGAAGCTGAAATCATAGAAGCTTATCGAGCCAGCTTAAAATTATTAGAAGAATTTGCTCAAGTCATTTTTCAAATTGCCTTAGAGGATACCAGACCCGAACTGTTACCTAAAATTAACGAACACCCCTGGTTAAATGCTTGGGCAATTAGTTTGGATGCCAGTAAATGGGAAACTGATGGGCTGTTTTCTCCTAAGAACGAACCTCGTAATTTACACAGCATTAAAAAACAATATTTAGAGGCAATCAACCGATAA